The Rosa rugosa chromosome 1, drRosRugo1.1, whole genome shotgun sequence genomic sequence tccgctaggcttgcaagagcataattagcgtcagtgcgttgtcaaccatggattttactgatcaaacgctttataccctttcgggtgggcctctgctaggccccctagggagtcccccactccccggctaagatagacctccggatggtccgtaaattgtttgttgagggggagctgcatggagcagagggtgttgggtagcgagcccaatctttagcacccaagtgacgggggtcaacgtgcctgatcagggccgtcgtagactgttgacacaagtccccgtgtcccgtagggaccgtctgacggtaacgccgcgtggcggtcgttgtcagagtgaggcgtggcctcgggatccgccgctggcggaagtccccccgctgattggagcaggaagcagcgtccagtagacgtgcctggcggtattttattgagcgatactgcgctgaacaaagtacgcggtctgcaagatgataaggggctccgctagaggtgtgtagcggaagatgccccacttgcaagatgtcaagggagaagttccgctggcggggtttcgctcagcggagacttcgtcacttggaaaatgacaagggagaagttccgctggcggggtttcgctcagcggagacttcgtcacttggaaaatgacaagggagaagttccgctggcggggtgtcgctcagcggagacttcgtcacttggaaaatgacaagggagaagttccgctggcggggtttcgctcagcggagacttcgtcacttggaaaatgacaagggagaagttccgctggcggggtgtcgctcagcggagacttcgtcacttggaaaatgacaagggagaagttccgctggcggggtttcgctcagcggagacttcgtcacttggaaaatgacaagggagaagttccgctggcggggtgtcgctcagcggagacttcgtcacttggaaaatgacaagggagaagttccgctggcggggtttcgctcagcggagacttcggacggttggggaaTCCATTGCAAGTGGTTAcctccaccagacgcttcgtctggtggtggtaaacacgtgttgaacccgtagagggttagcgtgcgcagGCCTGTTCCCTAAGCGTAGCCGTCtactcgccattaatgatagtaatgatggatttcgtaaccgaggcgacgcctcggttaatccggagagtaagtgaaaagtggtgacacgtgtacggctggtgtgtgatgtcgtattttagcggacggcctagaacgcgttgatgttgacataaaaggggggggaaccttagcgagatttgacattttgtgaaaacttcaaacccgagtcgtcgtcctcaagctctctgcgatttgcgaatagagtcCTGCGGGGCGAAAGCTGTGGAGTCACCGGGTCTTGGGAACGAGGTTTCTattggtgaggacaagcgcttgcaatcacagcaAAGGTTTCATCAGTAAGGTTGGTTCTCTGAATCCTATCCCTGTTCCACTGAATTTCTATGTACTTGTtgttgtcagttttctgggttttgtgaatttggggtgttctgagtgtgtaaagtgggctttgggggatgggttttggtgtttttgacagttgggatttctgggtttgctagatggtcgaatctgggttcagtgtttgttggttatttgttcctgtttttgtgatttctgggtaaactgtgactgatgttcttgtcgataactgatgtaagaataggctagatctgtgcttgtgctaactggtgggttttagggtttgggatggctaacgtcatagagatatcgagcagtgaggattccgggtctgacgtgtcgttcagcgcggcggatagggtatttattgactcgttgcgtccgtctgcccatgcaggaacctcactgccggaaccgctagaggttgagccgctacagaccataccttgggcaatagccatgggtcgtacgtcacgtccggagagctctaaggcgggtgaggtggcggccgccaaagctaggcgcgacgagcgcctggcgagcaacagtgccgccagcgggtccgctggggatgaggaaacagcgggagaggacgctgagtccgcgtggttactccgggatggcacccccgtcgacgagtcgggagggcggatgactctcgccgctgttagcaagatgaagcggacgttccggctgccgggctctgtgaagctgcgcccgccgactgcggatgataaggcgtcaattctcccggtgggatttgcggccgttcacgaagcgatactccgccaaggagtgacattaccgctggtgccgaatctgcaaatcctggtgtgcgaattcggccttgcgttcggtcaggtttgtcccaacatgtggcgtctgctgctggcgatgaactccttgtggcggttgtccgggtgcgaggggcctaccgtggcggaagtgcttcacttctacgagctggtgtacgtgaagcgccagggttgcagagggcaagtgaacctgagccgccgtcagggagcaccgaagctgatagaaaacctaagggattcaatgtcctattggcgggggaccttctgtgtcgccacggagggatgggagtaccaggctggagcgaacgaagaagggccgacgtttaggattaagtcggaattccaacctatccgaggttggtgaccattttccgctggcggtagccggcggggtttttatcttgaaggctttgtattcttactaatccacttgtgtttgtgcagcgggactgcggtacaacctaacgcgggaggaggagtgtcgcattgctcgtatcagaggctgctggcggaaccgtaacctgctggactttagacttctgactggctgggagttgctagtcgaccagaaacttactcgctccgttggtaagaaatttccgtcagaccgatgtttcctttgtaataagtagccgagactgactggcttatgtatattttcccagaaactccgccaggaaataagtcgagccgcgacgccttcgaaaaagcaatggacagcgccgaggtggacaattatctggagaccatgtacgccgaggggctggcggcccaacagacgctggtgaaccccgagacactggcgctgagccagtcggaggttccggtagtgctgccaatgccgcaccactcccatcttggtgaggatggcctgccggtagtgcaggcgggggtcccagtggctggcgggaagaagggaggcgctgcggctgggcagcagaaagatcggatgcccgccaacaggcgtggcccccaaaaggaaaaggtggtgccgccggcggatactgtcattgcagcaagggaggaaccaccggtgagggtgacgaagactgccgccgggaaccagagggcgccggagagaaaacgtcggcaggccgactcccctgacgaggaagagggggaggacgtggaggtgatcggctcgcgccgacagaagagggcccgaggagctccgtcgaagactgttgtgGGGGAGGGAGAAGAGCCCGTCGCCAGCGAGctagactcgtttgccgagtacgcaccgttcatgacagatggggagcgggaatttctcttccacctatgcgaacggctagggttcggcggcctagcgggtatctcacgcccgacagcaattgaccaatcgcccttcaacctGGCGTTTGGGAAAATATATgcgggactgcacgacatgtttgtggcggcgtcgaagcagcccatggtcgagggggagctgtgggaggaaattcaaggtctccagagggagttggcggaggagaaggagaagctggcagaggcagagcggcgcctggctaaggcagagtgtgaccttgccgatgcccgcggtaagcttcgcgtggccatcgagcgtgacttggagaggaatgaccgcgtctccaagctggagcgggacgttgcgttgctggaggagcggattgccgccaaggacaaaaaacttattatcgtacagcgggagtccgccgccagggtgacggagttgaagcggttagagggtgaggttgctcgtctgagagctgaagggaataccgctacggcagccgctgtcgaggcattcaagcggtctgcggagtttaagaaggcgatgaccgagtcgtcgaaggccggggccctggcaaacatagatatgctgaagcggaagggtgccatcgacttcgccaaagcgtcgcagCCCGATGCGCCGCCAGTCAAGAGTACCCCCACGGAGAGAGACGGCGTGGCCGctccagcgggaggtgcccggtcaggtagcggggaaagtggtgcgcatccggcggaagggtcccagcagactcccaaccccaccccatcggaggtgtcgcgcgctggtttcctggcggcgcacacccgtgcggatggcaccatcgagactccaagtccgacagcgcgagggtccgatcagacgagtcgaGCGGTCGTGTCGCCGCCTGTCGAAGCAGAAGATGTCGAAGGCCACCCCTGAGTTCAGTTTGGATCGCTCCCGATTTTtcaactttgtttcttttgtagccgttgaggcatgccattttgtaatgttttgctgaataatatgaaattttgagtttgtgtttgccccatgtgtttgtaccgttagtattttgagttacattttgcttttgtcaatcaatgacacattaaaggaattaaaattggtccaagtgcacctcgtagcggacgaggtccgctgacgatcgctggcgttgccagttgccctcagtgctagacttggtaacaatggtttgaataattcctcgtttcattgatagctgattgatcagcgtacaaaagtggggtagtacccgtcgggtagcttcccttagctaaatattaagcaaaaatttagctaagtcaagatgctcctgggtagcggtctgactatttgtaataataccgaaggtgttcagtattccaagggtgggctgatttgacgccatccttgtccattaagtagaaggtgcctgggctcacgacttccactatgttgtatgggccttcccaagttgggcggagctttgttggtggtggaatgacttctttcattacccagtcccccagttggaggttccgggctttgactctggcgttatagaaacgcgataccagccttttgttttgcaagttgcgcaaatgggccttgagtcttttttcttctaggaggtccctgtccaggttgatgccgtcgtcgttggtgtctgggcagtagccctcgaccctagcggtaggctgagttacttcaataggtaggaccgcctctgtgccgaacatcatgcagaaaggagtttcgccggtggcggtagttggagtcgtccggatggcccataggacttctggaagcttctccgcccataaacccttggcgctgtcgagcttcttttttagcagcttcttgattatcttgtttgctgcttcgacctggccgttggtttggggatgggcgacagatgcaaaacttaacttggtgcccaagttggcggtgaatgatatgagttccttgttgttgaactgtgtaccgttgtctgtaatgattgtgtgtgggacaccatagcggcagtagatgttcttccagaggaagcgaatgaccttggcggtagtaattgccgttagtggctccgcctctatccatttgctgttgtagtcgatggctacaatgatgtacttgaattggcccttggcggtttggaattttcccatcaaatcgaggccccacgtggagtgaacccaagggccgatgatgactgacagaggttccgccggtgcatgtgggagatccgcgaactgttggcatttgtggcaagacctcgaaattttccgggcgtcatcacccagtgtgggccagaagtagccctgtcgcaatgtgcggttggccaatgatctggcacctgagtggtttccacattctccgccgtggatttccgccaagacgatctttccctcctctggggttaggcagcggaggttggggtaggtgaacccctgacggtacagcttgccattctgaatgttgtagcgggttgctctccgcttgagctgtcttgcctggatcttatcctctggcaatgtgccgttgcgcttatatgcaatgatctcgtccatccagctggagttgacttcaatgttgaagatctccgccagggtctttgtgatgcttggcttgtcaaggtattctacccttgtgtccgctggactctgatgtggctgggcggttgccagtctcgccagtgaatcaaccttggcgttcttttccctggggatttgtgtgatgttgtgaaatttgaacttttttagcaacgttttgacgtaccccaaatatgccgctaactgctggtccttggcttggaagctgtcgttgacctggttaacgactagctgggagtcgctgaatatgttgacgctgtcagcccccgagtcaatggcgaggagtagaccggcgatgagtgccttgtactccgccatgttgtttgaagctttgaagttgaattttaacgcatattccgcgttcagtcccccgggtcctgttaagatgattccggcgccgctggccttggcgctggcggagccgtccacatgcaggttccaatctgactgtgggggggCTACCTCCTCAACGGTCACCATTTCTATTCCGGGCCTTGTCTCAACACCGGGCTCCGGCTGTCGCTCGgttagctcagcgatgaagtccgccactgcctggcctttcatggcggttcttggcctgtaatctatgtcgaactcgctgagctcaatggcccacttgctgaggcgccccgagtgctcagggttctgcatcacttgccgcagcggctgattggttaacacatggatcgtgtgagcctggaagtattgccggaggcgtctggcagcaacgataagtgcgagggccagttgctccaagggaggatatcttgtttctgctccgttcatgcctctgccggcgtaaaacactggaagctcatcttggccttcccgccggacaatggcgcaacttaccgccgatgccgaaaccgccaggtagatgaatagtgtttctccttgcacaggaacagaaaggagagggactgccgccaggtattcctttaagccctggaacgccgcctggcactctgggttccagttgatgaccttcttgtgcgttgttttgaggagtttgaagaatggggcgcacttatcagtgagtcgagagatgaaccgagaaagggcgattaacttgccctggaggcactggacgtgtaccttatattcAGGATttgccaggtcaaggatggcctggaccttgtctgggttagcctcgatgcctcgctcgctgacgatgtagcccaggaatttgcttgcggtgaccgcaaagaaacacttctctgggttgaggcgcatgccgtaggccaagagaatggttactatgaccttgaggtttgccacatgtccgctggcccttacgctcttgactagcatgtcgtccacgtagacctcgatgatttttcccaggtgctcagcgaacatggcgttcatcaaccgctggtaagttgcaccggcgttcttcagaccgaaaggcatgacattgtagcagtagaggcctttgtcggtggtgaaggtggtgcattcctggtcgctggggtgcatcttgatctgattgtatccggagaaagcgtccatcatgctgaggagctcatgtccggcagttgcatcgactagctgatcgatacgaggtagcgggaaactatcctttgggcatgccttgttgagatttttgaagtcgacacacatccgccacttgccgctggcctttttgaccattaccaggtttgagatccactggggatagatgacttggcggatgaacccaatgtcctggagtttggcaacctcctctctgattgcccggtatttttcctcatcaaaggcccttcgcttctgcttgatgggataaaaggagggtttgatggtcagtttatgagtgataatttcaggagagatacctggcatgtccgcatatgaccatgcaaagacggcggcattatcgcgtaggaactgagtgagttctgcctccacctctgggtttagatgggcgcctatgcggactgtccgctcagggtgttcgtccgaGAGGCAGACGACCTTTAGcgacgtgtcagggtcgaccggctccttccgtacatacttctcctcctcatcccttggatcctcaaagatgtttggtggcggtgcctcactacccactgtcagaatttcatggcggcgcgtcgaccgcgctatagtcgttgagtaacattctcgtgccagctgttggcttcccctgacacagcccgtgtcgttaggtgtggggaacttcatgagaagcatgtacccggcaatgatgcacttgagcttgttaagcgctggtcgaccaatgatggcgttgtacgaactgaagcagtcgacaataatgaattctgtatgtacctccgccatgcaggggctagtgccaataaccagccgcatgtaatctgaccccagcggttgtgtgacgtcaccggagaagctgagcagtggctcgtgatcctggagtagttttttgttccgcttgagatggtcgtagcaaccattgaagatgacgttgacagcggacccgctatctaccaaaattctccccaccgagaatttgcccagaatggcatcgaccaagaatgggtcgtcatggggtaaatgcactccgcgctcttcctcctccgaaaaggtaataggttcccaacctgattttgggagcttggcggatctttcgtagcggatgttgcagacttcctttgggtgattagcgcgtgcatagcgcttccttgccctgtgagacatgctggtgattggggcaccgccatcgatggtgttgatgcggcccaaggtctcaacgttggcaattaccggtggtggttgacgcaccttgaactgctccaacttgccgtcacggtacaaggtctcgatggccgttttgagagcattgcagctattggtattgtggccgttgtcctcgtggtatttgcaccacttgccggtgttcctgggtttgcctgtttttgggtattttggagggggtggcggtgggatctgatccttgcttgcactgattgtagatgtcttcatatgaggcagtcaggaccgtgaaaactgcataccgctgcgaggactccgcctgcttgttgcggttatccccatgggttgggcggttgcccttatggtaatgctggtccttctgccgcttgctctggtggtggccctgttgccactcccttttcttgtcagttgatggtgctgagggggtcttgctagcggtttcctgatgactggaagatggctgtgttgattttggtgttagtggtggcggtggggtttctccgtatgtgatgaattccgcctgggcgtgaatgaccgcctcactcatgacgtggtcatacgtcgcattgggatgattgtagttgaggtgatagaggaacggccccttgagcagtcccttcctgaaggccgctgacgccatcgttttgtctaggtcacggcactgagatgctgccgcccgccaccttgtgacgaaggccttcagtgactcgtcctccccctgcttgacgctgagcagctgacttgtgttgtgatgaccagcggataataagatgaaccgggagaggaaagcatgggatagtgcattgaatgaactgacagaccccggcggacactcaaagaaccagttcattgcctcgccatccaatgtttcgctgaacaagtggcacaaggtggcgtcgtcgaaccccttgttgttggtgaccttcttgaaagtgtccatgtggacgaaaggatcagacattccaccgtaatgcgccatcttcggggtttttgcatatgccggtctgacagcctgcagaatggcagcggtgaagggcccgggtctggaagcgaagagcggattctgagttggcgctgggacgcccgactccgcccggatcaacctctgctccagctggtgcattctttccaatatctgggcggttgcatcgctggCGGTGTCAGCCCGGgtattccgctggacctgcctgcgccttggcgcaggcggatggccctcagtccttgccctagcctccgaacggttggtatgcggcactgattccgcttcctgctcaatcattagttgggggatgggcggtggtcccattcccgacaactcaggtgggttcagcggtacctgcatctgtatgactggccctggtgccaatgtgccagtgccgggtcgactacgtctggtgctgcgtgactgctcgctcagtgctgggcgggcggtaggCTCCAGGGTCCTCTTTAGCTCTTCAAAACGTGCcaagagcgtagccacctgtccctgggcctcagccttctccttacgctcctcctcacgctctctgtttgccctatgaagatccgccagtgctatctcgtacatagcgacgagatcctggcccggcgggcggctgctgcttgggtttgcctcgccgccggggttggccggtgttgtaaatagtgcgcggttaacgcctatcgttggatcggagggttgggggatggtggaCTGGTCCGCCCGCTCCTCAGCGttccctccgctaccgttagtcatggtggatgtagtGGGATGACCTtctgttcaaggattcccacagacggcgccaatgttaatgtctaaaagttcggcggtagctgaacctttgttaacgctgatccggcgggcggatcgatacttgtgacgttctcaaagtctccgctacctgtcaagtaaaatacaaagggcgtcagagggagaccgcgttgggcggtcttcaactctccgatgcctaagttagtcaatgtatttatgttgacaaagtaacagtaggtaagtattgaatgcgtaattaatgaggagagaggagagaaccttttataggtgaggaagaggttgatcttctctttgttttcgatgtgggactgatgtgcttcagtccccagctctgggagcttctgatgctaccttggcgcggcgcgtggcggcgcgttggcggtgatctgggggtgatccgccgccgaggttgtagcccgcctggcggtgtgtttgcatgtcattcccttggttggaattagtacctttggcggtcgaacgagcgtggcccattatagctaattatgcttgcaaatgtacatgtatgtacaaatgACAAAAAGATTATGGATTTAGTTGATTTTTTTAGACACAATCATTGTGTTAGGTCATATACtagtgtaaaatagtaaaaCTCCTCAAATTCACTTTCAAAACATAATTGCTCTACTTCTCTCTATTGCTTGTGAAGTCTTTGGAAGGAAAGAAGCAGTAGGATATGGGATGCTACCGTTATGTACGCTGGTGATTTGGTTTTTAGTTTGAATGCTAGACTGAGTGACTATCATTTCTATAACCGACCTCTCTTAAATGCAGTAAGAGATAGAAGAAGAGGTGGTGGCCTCCTCTGTTAGGGTGGGTGAAGGTGCCGTTGATGTCCACACTGATAAGGGTGGAGTGGGTGTGATAGTTCGATCGAGATGCAAATGGTTAATGTTTCAGACTTTCAGTCTGTCTCATCATTTTTGTGGGTATTTATACAGAGATGATGGACCGTTGGCTTCAATGGTTGGCTCTTACCAAAATACCAACGAtggtgtggttgtggttgtagAGTTATGTCTCGCAAGTGAAGAGTCAGTGAGAATTGTTGAGCAATATATTATGAGAGGCTAACTTAATTTGTTGGAGATTGAGAACACACTTTATTTGGTCTTTTTATCAGACGATTTTAGAACTCACTTGATACCTTCACAAGAACCagacaaaaaaacaaacaaccaaaaaacctcgcttgaaagttgaaaccatTTTTGGAGCCCTTTCCCAAATGCAAAACACATTGTGTTAAATAAATTGAATAAAGTTAGCCTATTAAATTCTCTGTACAACTCCTCTACCATATAAAGCTGTATCTTAAAAGCACAAAACCTGAGGTCAGGATACAAGATCACATATGAATCATGACTCTAATACAGTAGCTTCCGCATATTTCCAACTTGTCCACAACACCAATAGCACTACCAAATCTGAAGCCGGCACCATATCAACTGCTAAAAAACAACGGAACAGACTAAGCACACAAGAGAGGACCCTTTAGTAGGACAGTCAGTCACTAAAATCCATGCTTCCACTGAGAGAGCTACTTGCATTGCGACTATGTAATGAGAGACCTCTGACGTGGCCAGCCAAAGTAGAGCTATCCACTTTGGTTTCCTGGAAGTATCTTTCCCTCTCAATGTGCTTTGCAGGTGGGGGTGGAATAGCAACAGGTGGAGGATGTCCATTTGATTCAGGTGATGGCTCCAAGCAAAGTGGTCGTATAAGTGGACGGTTGAGCCTTTCCCCAGGCCTGGATGATCCAAGCAAACCCAAGTGGGAATGCTCAGCTGACTGCTCTTCATCCTCAGGCCTCACACAAGCTTTTCCTTTCCGCAACCTGTCAAGTTTTTCAGCCATAGACAACTAATGTCAGATCATGGAGATTATTCCAACACTTATAATCTCCATTCAAAGGAAATTTGGCAGAGCACACCCAGATCAAAAGGAATTTATAGGTATAATAAGTGCCCATGTAGACGAGGTGTATGATCAATTTTCCAAGAAAATTCTAATCCCATGTAGTTGAACGTACCTTCGAACAAGCTGTTCtggctcttcttcttcctcctctccctGTTCTTCAATAAGACGGTTCACAGTCAATGTAGAATTGCAAGAAAGCAGGGCATCATGTCTTGTAAGAACCTTCTGGAGCTTCTCATTTAATTCGATAGCTTGAGAAACTACCTTCTCATCCCTAAGAAAGTTAAACATATGGATCACTTGAAGTTGCAAGTGCTATAAGTTGTATATGCATGCACGTTTGCTTTAATATACGCAAAGCATCTATACGAGTACATTGTTCCTTAACTGAAGTGATCGCATTTTCAGAGAAAACTACAGATGCCATCAGAGCCACATACTATTTTAAGTTCACATTCCAACACTCCATCCTTCAAAAGGTGAAAGGAAAGCAATTTTTGGAATTTCTTATCCATGCAGAGAACTTTTCCAGTGTTGTTTCAATTTCAACTTATATCACCCACTGAAATAGGAATTTCAAGTTTAGACCTTGCATAAATCTAAAATCAAATTTCTATGCGCATACTATAAACCATTGTCCATTGTTCCTACTTATAAGGTATCATAACCTAGCACTCATATACCTATATTCAACAGTGCACGTATGAATTTCAACAAGAAACCAGAAGCAAAAATACCTAATCAAATCAACCAAAAAACTTAATCACCCTGATTTGATTCAAGTAAGAATATACCATACTTGCACAGCTTTCACATTTCTAGTAATATTGTGTTTTCAGTTTCTTATAGGTACCACCGTTTCATCTTTAACACAGTTGTACATacctttctattttttatttttcaaacatGTGCACGCGCACGCACGCACGCACACACGGATATGTCTGCCACCGAAACTAATTATTTGAATACACAAAAATTAAAATGGTGCTAAAGCCTCTGGAAAATGGTACTTAAATTTAAACTGTTCAAGGCCCAGGACCTCCTCCCTATTCTAGGAGCATACCCCATTTGAATACCACACAACCCATGTCTAGGTTCTTCTACTCTGCTTGACTGAAAGGCAGCTGTAGTTTAAGGTCTATGTACTAGCTAGTGGTTTCACATTTATGTATCATATTAAGAACTTTATCGACATCAATAAAGGTTCTTCCTTCTCAGTTTCCATAACTATATGCTCTTG encodes the following:
- the LOC133726177 gene encoding uncharacterized protein LOC133726177: MDSAEVDNYLETMYAEGLAAQQTLVNPETLALSQSEVPVVLPMPHHSHLGEDGLPVVQAGVPVAGGKKGGAAAGQQKDRMPANRRGPQKEKVVPPADTVIAAREEPPVRVTKTAAGNQRAPERKRRQADSPDEEEGEDVEVIGSRRQKRARGAPSKTVVGEGEEPVASELDSFAEYAPFMTDGEREFLFHLCERLGFGGLAGISRPTAIDQSPFNLAFGKIYAGLHDIDDGPLASMVGSYQNTNDGVVVVVELCLASEESVRIVEQYIMRG